aaagatctGGATTTGGAGGGAGAGGACTCGCCACGTTAAAGCCTTTACTGAACATTACCTGTGGGGTTCCCCAGGGTTTAATGATGGGActattgatatttattttagaaTGTTTTGGtaaatgctttattttgtttgcaatttgttcacatgttcaaaataaattggttaaatcaaacaaattacaAACTTTAGTGTAGAAAATAACAGGGGAAAAATGTTTTGAGGGGAAAACTCCCATCTACAAAAGTAACACAATCCATAATATGACgattttcattttccagctgTTTTTACATGTGATCATATTTGTGAACAAACACCTTGGCAGagattctgtgttttaatgcacaACTGTGTAACAGCACCTGAAAATTCACAACGGTAAATATTGGATATAAAAGTAAAtcagcctttaaaaaaatatagtgCGAGACTAAAAAGagtacaaaagaaaatgtccattaGACACTTGGGTGATATAATAGTCGGACCATCCTTTAAGCTCAATATAGATTGATGCCTACATTATAGTAATAACTTGTGTATGATACAGCATTTTGTATTCTTTGTATCAGAAGAGTAACATAGTTCGATCTATGCAGATGCATTAAAGGTTCCATGGAAGCCATAAGGGATGTTAACAGGCACATTGGCTCTTCCCAACTCCTCAAACGTCTTGGCATCCAAAACCAGGAGGAATGTCCCTTTATCCTGTAGAGAAAAGTTTGGTAGGGATCACAATCAGAAACCACACAGAGCATCTAATCCGAATGATGTCAGTCATAGTGTCACTACAGCAGAATATTCCTctgtgcacacaaacagctcAAACTAACATATATGATGTGATTCAGAGATATTTGATGTGATTCAGAgatatttaatgtgtttcagaGATATTTGATGTACTTCAGAGATATATGATGTGTTTCAgagatatttgatgtgtttcaGAGATCAAGTGTTTCTTACAGGTGCTAagggaaataaaagaagcatgaaaaatacataaacaataaCATCCATTTAGGAGATTTTGTTTGGTATACTACGGTACTTTAAATTAGCATTGTATCCTCTGAAAGTCTTCCATCAGTTCTCCTGCTGGTCACTATACAGTTGAATTTTAGCTTTAATTCTCCACCAGCATTTTAACAGCGATAGCCAGGGAACACAATGACAGCTCAACATGGTTCAAACCCTTCAAAATAGAAATAGTAGGGTTTATCTCAAATTTCAATTAGAGCTGTGTAATGTGTAGAATTAACTGATTTGCTAAATTGAGTAAATCTGCAAAAATCCTGTGTGGAATAATTTGCAAACATTGTAGGTTTGTTTTTACATGAGGCACAAAAACGCTTTTGTTCCTGCTCCAGCATCCAACAACGATTTCATGAAGAGaaatatttgtaaattaaaATTTGGTAATTACgtaattttctctctctctctcaaaccattgaacaaatatttttaaaatgtccgTGTCACATGGGCTCTCTCTCATCAACTCCTGTATTAATTTGAGACTTACTTGTGAGGGGGTGAGAACCACAGAGAGGACGacaccatcatcctcctccacgGCTTCAGGTGACGGCACAAACACGGGCTCTGAGGGGTAGAGACCCTTCTGGTACCAGACCTGTGGTATATCAAATTCAAAAGTGTTTCAGCATTCTACCTTTTACGATAGGGAAACGGAAAAGCTGTATTAAGGCATAAAGAGGATGTTGATCAAAGcgaccattaaaaaaaaaatgttttaggaTAATTATGTCTGCGCTATAAGTCAAAAGTATTAGAACATCTGAATTTTACTAAAATATACATACGTCTGtgattaaagaataaaacaagtaaatagTAAAGATAAAATAGGAATTTGTCGAATTGTAAATACTTTTTCACCTTATTCCAGTTAATCCCAAACCAGCTCTGTAAACTGGAAAAACgtttgtgcagcactttgcatttacttccattcattgtggacagcctaaccaaaaccatATCTATAACCTGAACCATTAGCAATTCATACCTAACCCTAATTCACATAATACCACTAAACTTAGCCAGGACCTAAGcaatgatcacacacacacacacacacacacacacacacacacacacacacacacacacacacacacacacacacacacacacacacacacacacacacacacacacacacacacacacacacacacacacacacacacacacacacacacacacacacacacacacacacacacacacacacacacacacaccttaaacGTCTTGTCGTTCAGGTCCATCTTGAGCAGAGAGTCTCCCACCAGGTGTCTGAAGCCACAGCCGTAGAAATATCGGTATGGTCGTGTGTTACATCTGCCATAGTTGATCTGAGGGAACTCCAGGCCTCCGTAGTCATCGAGGTCATCACCATGGAGATTCTCATGCTGGCAGAAGACCTGTCGACAAAGTGTCTAATGTTATGATGTTTCTGCCTTCCTGACATCCGTTCACTGAACATTTGCTTCAGTTTGAGACGCTCATTTGAAATGGAAGAATTTTCTCAATGAGGCTGGgagcaaaattaaaaaatgtcatttccAGGATCTTTAAATTGTTGAGCACTGTCTTGAATGGGTGATTTTTTTAAGACTAGAGTTATGTATTGTTGTATACatccgccaaccagtgcagtttctgtgtacaaaTTTCCACATACTTTTTTCACTGTAAGatttacctttgacaactgagACACAATAACATGAGGCCATTgttaccttgacctttgaccctgggCTACTTAGATGAAATCCAAgctcaagtgaatgtttttgccaaatgtgaaagaattccctCAAGTTGTTTTGGAGATAGtacattcacaaggcaaacaatgtgctttgtgaagtcactgtgacctccaaAATATAATCAGTTGAATACAAGTGAATATGTTTCAGGGAATTCTTGAGACATCGCTTTCACGGACAGAGGCGTAAACACCTTGCAGTAGACAGCAACCATGTAAACATTCTCAAAACATTTCTGTCTCAGATTTGTTTAAGATTGTAAATGCACCACTAATGCTACACATATTATTTACTCAATCTCAAACTGGAGTTTGTCAAACTGAAGTATGTGTTGAATCCAGTTTTTATAATTCTTCAATTTAGTATGTGGGGTgatctgtttgtatttgtggaAAGTAACCCACTACAATTACCAAAGTACTTGGATCTATAAAAGTACTTTGAGTCACTTTAAGAGacttgtattttactttatctCAGAGGGAATTATTGCACCTTTTACTTCACTACATGAAGAACTTAATTCATCATGACCAActaaaaaacccaaacacactTAAAGGATTTGTAATGCTACTTCAGTAATATAATATTCAATAATACACCTGCCACAGGGCATTTTTTGTACCTTATGGTATTGTTGCTTCTATTAAATAGTAAAGGGTTCTTCCACCACTATTTGATTAATATAGATTGATTTGTTCGATTCAAATGATACAGCAGAGTTTATAATGTACGATTCATTTTCCAGCTCACCTTATCCGTGCTGACTTTGACACACGTTGCGTCACTGGAGGGCCGCGTGTTCAGGTTCTGGCCCGTTGGTGTTTCACTCGTCACATTCAGGGGCAAAACAAAACGCCGGGGGTAATTCTTGGCCAAGGTGTTGTACACCTGGGAGGGACACAccacaggaacaaaacaaacgtgAAGTATTTTGGTGTCTTTGGTGCAAAGAAACAGTAAGACGGCAAAAATCAAATATTCAATATAAACACTTATTCTCCTAAATgtatttcacaattatttagcagaaaataaaatgatgattaaGCAGGTACACACCTCAAGATGAGGAAAAAACAGATGTATTGAAAATCTGCTCTGATCCTTTCTGACTGTGTTAGAGGATGTGAGGATGGATTTAGTTGAGATTATTTGTTTATCTCTCAGGGACAGTGCACATTGACAGCCATTACTGGGAATATGATAGACTTAACAAAAAGGGCTAGTTGTCATGTGTAGTCCCTGGTCAGGTGTTGTCTGGATTTGTTAAATTCACTTTAATAACTACCCAGAGTGTTAATTTATGTGTGCACGAGTAATTAAATTCTGACCTCATCGAGTGCATCTCCTGACTTGCGTAAGTTCTGGATGAGGTAGTTGTTGATGGCTTGGCCGTCGTCTGCGCAGCACATGTCAAGCATCAAGAGTCCATCCTCCTCGAAGGCGTTGATCTGATGGAAGGTGGCGAGGGCTTTGGCGTGGTACTTCACTGAGCTGACCTGCGGCACAGAACACATGGTTAGACCACCCAGGACCTAAAGCAAGCTTCCTCACTTCCTCACCTCTAACCATCCCACCTATCTCACCTTGCCTGTGTGCTTGTCAACAACATGGAAGACAGTTTCCAGATTGGGATCCCAGTAGATGCCTTCGCTCAGAGCCTTCCCCCTCATCTTACATGTCACGATCTTCAGCAGGTCCATCTTGATTGGCTGCTCGATGAACACCACACAGTTCTCTGACATGGCTGGAAGCAAGAGGATCATTGTGCTTTGTGGCTTAGGACAACAGGTGAAAGATACCGACACCACTAATGCTGAGTGATATCAAGGAGCCCTGACTTACCAAAGCTGTGATAGTAGGAGGGATGGGACTTGTTTGAAGGCACGATAGAGCAGAGCACTTTGGCGCCTTGCAGCGTGTCTTTGGCATCGGTCTTCTCAGGCGGCACTTTGATGATGTTGTACTGGGCTCCTGAAAAACTTTATCTTTAGGCATCTTTAACACACAatattacctccgccaaggaggttatgttatcatctctgtttgtttgttgcctGTCTGTTAGaatgattacacaaaaaacaccgGAAGGATTAttacaaaacttggtggaagtgGCGAGGGAGCACATATGTGCATGGTTTGCTTTCTCGTGCAGCAAATTCTGAGTGAAAAACAAGTTcttttgtgtgagagagaactgCAATACATTCCACCTGCAGGTACACGCACATCTGCAGCTGAAAGTACGGGGGATATCTAACTGCTAGGACGATAAAAACATCATGGCTGAAAGCACTGCAAATAGCACTACACATCTCCTATGTTATTATAAGAagtggttcattatgaaactgccTAGCcaaattaatgggaaacactgctttgacatagCGAGATGGGGCCTTGGGGAAGGTATGCACTTTTATTATCTGATGATCAGTGAGTGAGAAACAAATAATTAAGGTGTCAATTTTAATTTTGTGGACAATGGGACTAACCTTTGCTTCCATACGAGTTGCCCATATTGTAGGTGGTACCGTCAGGGTCATAGTGTGGGTGGGCAGTGGCTCCATTAACAGCAATAAACTTGCTCCAGTCCACCTATGAAACAAAGCAGTGACTATGaagaatcagtgtgtgtgttaataacTGGACTCTATTatgcatatatatgtatttatgctGCATGTAATTCATAAAACTTAgattaatattaatatcttACTGCATGACGCTCATGTTAGTACCTTTTCCAGCGTTTCTAGATTCTCTGGGTTCACTTTGTGCATGaagtttgtctctgtgctgaCATAGTAGTCACCTTTGTACTTCACAAAGCTCACACTCGCATTATCCGTGGGCTCTGCAACAAAGAAAGACGTGTTACTGGattgctgggggggggggcttttaaATGAACGACAGCAtttttcctttcaaaataaTCAGCTTCCTAAAGGACACTGCTTTGTTATTGCAGCTTGTAGTTGCACAAGTCTAGTTGGGGGTTGTAGAATATTTTGAAAAggcctctcccccctctctgaTTCCCCACTGTGGGGCATGTAATTATATAACCTGAGAGTAAACAGGATTCTTGGcctcaacacattttttaaaaagaaaagagcttGTACAGTGTCGTCTTTTCTCCCACCTGATCTCGAAATGTATCCTGGCTGTTGTGGCTATCTTTCTCAAATGACCAAACTGCTCTCATGACTGTTGCCGTTTTTGGATTCGAGTAaattatggatcttgatgaaaaaaaaaaatcaggcatatttaggaaactgatatctatgaggtTACGCAACATGGTGCAGCtagtttgaatttaaggggaccaCTGAGTGACATCCTATAGTTGTTATTTCATTTATACCTCGGAGCGAGACATAAATAGAACGAGGCAGCTTCCATGTACAGGGAGTCAACTAACCAACCGCATCTAATTCCCACAACCCCTCCTCTTTGAAAGACAACACCCCTTAACACTAGTTTTTTCCAGTCCCATCTTATTACATCTACTCACCAATCATCTCAAAGCGAGACAGGAAGCGTTGAAAGAAGTTTTTACAGGGGTCGGGCATGGCGAGTGTCCCGAATTCTGACATCATGATGCGGTCCCTCTCACTGTTCTTCTTGTAGGCATCGCTGCTCAGGAACCGGCTCCTGTACGTCACCTGGCCTTGGTCGATCTTGAACTGGTGTAGCATTGCCATCCCGTCGAACCAGTGGTTGTAGCTGCGGTGGAGTACACAAGTCCAGGTTCAATCacatcacatgtatttagtttcAATTGTGTTGTGCAGCAGTACATCGAGGTGTTTCCaactcactgtgtgtttccaaACTCAAACTTCCCCGGGCCGTTGCGGAGGAATTTGCCATTGATCCAGGGGGGAATGCTGCCTTGCACTGTGGTAGAGATCGGCTCAGGGGTCTCCTGCGCAGACTGGACCAAAGGAGAAATTGTCTCCAGTCCCTTCAGTGGCGTGTTGATGGATTCCTTGTCCTTGCCATTCTCAACAGGCTTGTCATTATCTGTAGGAAATAAACACGTACACGGTATCTTACCAAAAATGCGGGGAAATGGCCATCTTTGATTATGGTGCATTCAATTCAAACTGGATGATTTTATTGGCAGATCTAGGGTGAACTTTGGAAAACACTACAGTTATGTTTCTTTGTCTGATAAGATCCGCTGTCAACAATAACCTACAAAGAAAACTCTCAATTGAACTGCTCTCAGCACATTGCTTTTAGCCAAAAGATTTGCGATACATTTCTAGAATATGTCTTAAAGCCGACCAGGACATCTTAGTGTTTAGTCTGAGGCCTTGCAACcatggagaagaaagaaaagagttgCTTAGAAACATTCAAGCTACGAGAAGCATCAACCATTTCATGTAGTGATGATATAAAAAGGCTGGATATATGAATGTAGTTAAGTATTTTCACAAAGATTACATCCTTACAGTCGCATTTCAAATGTTAATGCGGAATGCAACATTCAtccttttctttacatttatttagGTGTTCAAATTCTGTTGTAACAAGCCAATCTTCTCTGAACCGGACAAAAAATTTGAAACTCGACCTAACTCTTAAATTATATGGTAATTAAATGGTGCAGTTTTGTTTTATAGAGTAAATGTCACGCGGCTTGTTTCAACACTATATTTGGGCAAAAGTCAGTTTAGATCCTCAGCGGGAATAAACACAGGCGGCTTGGTCATTCTGCTCTGGCGTCAGTGCAGAGTTTTATTGACTCAGCCTCCCCGTAGAACTCCGCTGAGAGACGACTTCTCCAGTGTTTATGAAGACATCTGACTTAAATTATTGTCAACAGTCAGCTCCACTGTTACCAGGCAACGGAAGCCCTTATTGGATTTGCCCCGTGTTCAATTATACAACCAGGGAGTGACTTTTATATAATCTTTGAGTGTAAACATAAAAAGGAACATATGTACAGTAATGAggtattttgatattttaatgaatCCTTTTAATGAATAACCACAGGTGAAGGATTCATATGGAAACCTGAATGGACCTGGGTCCTTCCTTACAACTAAGCAGTGCCAACTGGGCCACGCAAGCTTTTTATTGcttgtttcacatttttcaatTTCCCATCCAGCACAATGTTGCTCAAACAGCAGTGCACGTGTGTCCATATAGGCTCCCAATGGTGTGTTGGTCTTAAAATGAGGCTTGATCAGGTTAAGTGAGGCAGTGGAAAAGCGACTGCACTTTTGAACCCTGTTAAAAAACCTGGTCGGAAGTCAGTGGCACAgtgtttattgatattttaaggTCACATCATGAAGATTGTAATATTTGCTCACAGAGGTGAGTGCACACAGATTgtttacacatgcacagatgGTCTGCTCACAGTTAAACTGACACCAGGCCTTCTGCAGAGAGGTGTCCTCTCTTATCCCCTGCATGGTACATCTACCATTACACCAGCAAACAGCCTATAGTGCACCTGACTTACATTAGGAATGGGAGATGACACTAGGTGGCAAATTCTATTTAATAAAGAGCGAGGTCAACGCTGGACTTTTCTGAGATTTaatctctgcagctgcagatggactcacaacACATCATGCAAAGATTCTGAGTAAAGTGAGGAGGGGGACATCAGGGATCTGTACCCGTCACACATCTAACACTGAAAGCCCGGCTTTGGGAATTTTTCGAGCATGAAATCACTATTTGGAGGTGTCGAAATCTCCCGTCATCTTTTCTTCCCCTGTTCTTGGACATGCAGTGACGTGCTGCTGCTTACACACGTGTGTCGTGTAAACACGGCACCTTCTCCTGCATTTTAAGCCAGCGGATGGATGTATGGATATGGACACGCCCCCCAACAGCACTTGGGCTACGCGCAGTACCACGTGATTAGCTCTATAATAGAAGTAACGTTTAGCCCGAACCGTACCAGCGCTGTTTTGATAGATCATGTGACTGCAGCATGCGATGAATCAACCTG
The Hippoglossus stenolepis isolate QCI-W04-F060 chromosome 15, HSTE1.2, whole genome shotgun sequence DNA segment above includes these coding regions:
- the LOC124854849 gene encoding carotenoid-cleaving dioxygenase, mitochondrial-like isoform X1; this translates as MSPVSSDNDKPVENGKDKESINTPLKGLETISPLVQSAQETPEPISTTVQGSIPPWINGKFLRNGPGKFEFGNTHYNHWFDGMAMLHQFKIDQGQVTYRSRFLSSDAYKKNSERDRIMMSEFGTLAMPDPCKNFFQRFLSRFEMIEPTDNASVSFVKYKGDYYVSTETNFMHKVNPENLETLEKVDWSKFIAVNGATAHPHYDPDGTTYNMGNSYGSKGAQYNIIKVPPEKTDAKDTLQGAKVLCSIVPSNKSHPSYYHSFAMSENCVVFIEQPIKMDLLKIVTCKMRGKALSEGIYWDPNLETVFHVVDKHTGKVSSVKYHAKALATFHQINAFEEDGLLMLDMCCADDGQAINNYLIQNLRKSGDALDEVYNTLAKNYPRRFVLPLNVTSETPTGQNLNTRPSSDATCVKVSTDKVFCQHENLHGDDLDDYGGLEFPQINYGRCNTRPYRYFYGCGFRHLVGDSLLKMDLNDKTFKVWYQKGLYPSEPVFVPSPEAVEEDDGVVLSVVLTPSQDKGTFLLVLDAKTFEELGRANVPVNIPYGFHGTFNASA
- the LOC124854849 gene encoding carotenoid-cleaving dioxygenase, mitochondrial-like isoform X2; its protein translation is MSPVSSDNDKPVENGKDKESINTPLKGLETISPLVQSAQETPEPISTTVQGSIPPWINGKFLRNGPGKFEFGNTHYNHWFDGMAMLHQFKIDQGQVTYRSRFLSSDAYKKNSERDRIMMSEFGTLAMPDPCKNFFQRFLSRFEMIEPTDNASVSFVKYKGDYYVSTETNFMHKVNPENLETLEKVDWSKFIAVNGATAHPHYDPDGTTYNMGNSYGSKGAQYNIIKVPPEKTDAKDTLQGAKVLCSIVPSNKSHPSYYHSFAMSENCVVFIEQPIKMDLLKIVTCKMRGKALSEGIYWDPNLETVFHVVDKHTGKVSSVKYHAKALATFHQINAFEEDGLLMLDMCCADDGQAINNYLIQNLRKSGDALDEVYNTLAKNYPRRFVLPLNVTSETPTGQNLNTRPSSDATCVKVSTDKVFCQHENLHGDDLDDYGGLEFPQINYGRCNTRPYRYFYGCGFRHLVWYQKGLYPSEPVFVPSPEAVEEDDGVVLSVVLTPSQDKGTFLLVLDAKTFEELGRANVPVNIPYGFHGTFNASA
- the LOC124854849 gene encoding carotenoid-cleaving dioxygenase, mitochondrial-like isoform X3, which encodes MAMLHQFKIDQGQVTYRSRFLSSDAYKKNSERDRIMMSEFGTLAMPDPCKNFFQRFLSRFEMIEPTDNASVSFVKYKGDYYVSTETNFMHKVNPENLETLEKVDWSKFIAVNGATAHPHYDPDGTTYNMGNSYGSKGAQYNIIKVPPEKTDAKDTLQGAKVLCSIVPSNKSHPSYYHSFAMSENCVVFIEQPIKMDLLKIVTCKMRGKALSEGIYWDPNLETVFHVVDKHTGKVSSVKYHAKALATFHQINAFEEDGLLMLDMCCADDGQAINNYLIQNLRKSGDALDEVYNTLAKNYPRRFVLPLNVTSETPTGQNLNTRPSSDATCVKVSTDKVFCQHENLHGDDLDDYGGLEFPQINYGRCNTRPYRYFYGCGFRHLVGDSLLKMDLNDKTFKVWYQKGLYPSEPVFVPSPEAVEEDDGVVLSVVLTPSQDKGTFLLVLDAKTFEELGRANVPVNIPYGFHGTFNASA